Proteins encoded by one window of Phytohabitans houttuyneae:
- the hemB gene encoding porphobilinogen synthase produces the protein MPFPDVRPRRLRRTPAIRRLVEETKLAPSELILPMFVKEGLTEPRPIASMPGVVQHTRDSLRKAVVEAAQAGIGGVMLFGVPATESKDETGSAGIDPGGILNAALRDVAAEVGDATVVMSDLCLDEFTSHGHCGVLAADGTVDNDATLAIYAEMAVAQAAAGAAVVGPSGMMDGQVGVARKALDAAGYQDVAILAYAAKYASAFYGPFREAVESSLVGDRRTYQQDPPNLREALREVALDVDEGADIVMVKPALPYLDVISAVHASFDVPVAAYQISGEFAMVEAAAANGWIDRDRAMLETLTSIRRAGAQIILTYWAMDAAAALRARY, from the coding sequence ATGCCTTTTCCCGACGTTCGGCCGCGGCGCCTGCGCCGCACGCCCGCGATTCGCCGGCTGGTCGAGGAGACCAAGCTGGCTCCGTCCGAGCTGATCCTCCCGATGTTCGTCAAGGAGGGTCTGACCGAGCCGCGCCCGATCGCCTCGATGCCCGGGGTCGTGCAGCACACGCGCGACTCGCTGCGCAAGGCCGTGGTCGAGGCGGCCCAGGCCGGCATCGGCGGCGTCATGCTCTTCGGGGTGCCGGCGACCGAGTCCAAGGACGAGACCGGCTCGGCCGGCATCGACCCCGGCGGCATCCTCAACGCCGCCCTGCGCGACGTGGCCGCCGAGGTCGGTGACGCCACCGTGGTCATGAGCGACCTCTGCCTCGACGAGTTCACCTCGCACGGTCACTGCGGCGTGCTCGCCGCGGACGGCACCGTCGACAACGACGCCACGCTGGCCATCTACGCCGAGATGGCGGTGGCACAGGCCGCCGCCGGCGCGGCCGTGGTCGGCCCGTCCGGCATGATGGACGGCCAGGTCGGCGTGGCGCGCAAGGCACTTGACGCCGCGGGCTACCAGGACGTGGCGATCCTTGCCTACGCGGCCAAGTACGCGTCCGCCTTCTACGGCCCCTTCCGCGAGGCGGTGGAGTCCTCACTCGTCGGCGACCGCCGCACGTACCAGCAGGACCCGCCCAACCTCCGCGAGGCGCTGCGCGAGGTCGCACTGGACGTCGACGAGGGCGCCGACATCGTGATGGTCAAGCCGGCGCTGCCGTACCTCGACGTGATCTCCGCCGTCCACGCGTCCTTCGACGTCCCGGTCGCCGCCTACCAGATCTCCGGCGAGTTCGCGATGGTCGAGGCCGCCGCCGCCAACGGCTGGATCGACCGCGACCGCGCGATGCTGGAGACGCTGACGTCCATCCGCCGGGCTGGCGCCCAGATCATCCTGACCTACTGGGCCATGGACGCCGCCGCCGCTCTCCGCGCCCGCTACTAG
- a CDS encoding FmdB family zinc ribbon protein, protein MPRYEFRCRACGDTFEVNRPMTESGQPATCPQGHADTVKLLSTVAFTGRGGGFTPSPGPAASGGGGCCGGGCGCG, encoded by the coding sequence ATGCCCCGGTACGAGTTCCGCTGCCGCGCCTGTGGTGACACTTTCGAGGTCAACCGCCCGATGACCGAGTCCGGCCAGCCCGCGACCTGCCCGCAGGGCCACGCCGACACCGTCAAGCTGCTGTCCACCGTCGCCTTCACAGGGCGTGGTGGCGGCTTCACTCCCAGTCCCGGTCCGGCCGCCTCCGGTGGCGGCGGATGCTGCGGCGGTGGCTGCGGCTGCGGGTAG
- a CDS encoding adenylate/guanylate cyclase domain-containing protein, whose protein sequence is MQAHNLPSGLVTFMFTDIEGSTRLARMLGAGYRPVLSEHRRLLRRTLSDSDGTELFTEGDSFFVAFSDAGAAIEACATAQRALASHEWPSPESTPKVRMGLHTGEAEAVNGEYASPEVHRAARIAAAAHGGQVLCSEATARYAASLPPEASLLDLGLHRLRGFDDRERLYQLVAPGLERQFPRPRTADALAHNLPTQVTSFVGRHAERAELSTLMADHRLVTAVGAGGAGKTRLAVEMAGGLVDTYQDGVWFVDLASVTDPGLVAFAIAAVLGLRPEPGRPVVDTLVEFAASRRMLLVLDTCDAQLSAAAEVISRLLTGGGGIRVLATSREPFNLPGETVWRIPPLSVTPGPSGGPSEAVSLLLDRTAAARGGRRAEPSEADDLQRVVSRLDGLPLAIELAAARLRVLSASQLAERLDDVLGALDAGREDPEGTYAGEGRWVASQLATVDLAQAGAARRAAAAIRSATQRHATIQATVTWSYRTLGPRAARLLRWLSVFSGPVDLPTVEWLLDDDPLDPLSVLVDKSMIQAEPHASGTTYRMLDPIRAYAARRLAEAGEERGARDRHVAWSLHALEKAHLGPDHRPVTLSLYALDTLADEMRAALRWSATGGSARGGLRLASGLDQWWRERGLAREGRLWLFRLYGRIAETGEPIPEAELAAAYHMHSLHAGADGEVAEELRFSQRAEAAARQAGDAGLLARVLTGRGGSLVDMGQYDDAERVSREVIAWAESSGVASDALLAVYTLAELLWRRGALDEAADVLAGARALEAARPAERGRRSVDFLLGMVALGRRDLVAAHDHLVVALRSRMTYGYHSRACDAICAIAVRCALGGDAVTAARLFGAAQATRSALRSTPGRFGAYWAERQAAVRTALGDSTFDAAYAEGGALTVDEAAALALGVDHPDMALGSRRFAA, encoded by the coding sequence GTGCAGGCACACAACTTGCCGAGTGGCCTGGTGACATTCATGTTCACCGACATCGAGGGCTCGACCAGACTGGCCCGGATGCTCGGTGCGGGCTACCGTCCGGTGTTGAGTGAGCACAGACGGTTGCTGCGCCGTACCTTGTCGGACAGCGACGGTACGGAGCTGTTCACCGAAGGCGACTCCTTCTTCGTGGCGTTTTCCGATGCGGGAGCGGCGATCGAGGCTTGTGCGACGGCGCAGCGCGCGCTGGCTTCGCATGAGTGGCCCTCGCCGGAGTCCACGCCCAAGGTCCGCATGGGTTTGCACACCGGCGAGGCCGAGGCGGTCAACGGAGAGTACGCGAGCCCGGAGGTGCACCGCGCGGCCCGGATCGCCGCCGCGGCGCACGGTGGGCAGGTGCTCTGTTCCGAGGCCACGGCTCGGTACGCGGCGTCGCTGCCGCCCGAGGCGTCGCTGCTGGACCTGGGGCTGCACAGGCTGCGCGGCTTCGATGACCGTGAGCGGCTGTACCAGCTCGTCGCGCCGGGGCTGGAGCGGCAGTTCCCGCGCCCGCGCACGGCGGACGCGCTCGCGCACAACCTGCCGACTCAGGTGACCTCGTTCGTGGGACGGCACGCCGAGCGGGCGGAGCTTTCCACCCTGATGGCCGACCACCGTCTGGTGACAGCGGTCGGTGCGGGTGGTGCGGGCAAGACGCGGCTGGCGGTGGAGATGGCCGGCGGACTCGTCGACACGTACCAGGATGGGGTCTGGTTTGTCGATCTTGCTTCGGTGACCGACCCGGGCCTGGTGGCGTTCGCGATCGCCGCGGTGTTGGGGCTGCGGCCCGAGCCGGGCCGCCCGGTGGTCGACACGCTGGTGGAGTTCGCCGCGAGCCGGCGGATGCTGCTGGTGCTGGACACCTGCGACGCGCAGCTGTCGGCGGCGGCCGAGGTGATCTCGCGGCTGCTGACAGGCGGCGGTGGGATCCGGGTGCTGGCGACCAGCCGCGAGCCGTTCAACCTGCCGGGCGAGACGGTGTGGCGGATCCCGCCGCTATCGGTGACGCCGGGCCCGAGCGGTGGGCCGAGTGAGGCCGTGTCGCTGTTGCTGGACCGCACGGCGGCGGCGCGTGGCGGTCGGCGTGCTGAGCCGTCCGAGGCTGATGACCTGCAGCGGGTGGTGTCCCGGTTGGACGGCCTGCCGCTGGCGATCGAGCTGGCCGCGGCCCGGCTGCGGGTGCTGTCCGCCAGTCAGCTGGCCGAGCGGCTCGACGACGTGCTGGGCGCGCTGGACGCCGGCCGTGAGGACCCCGAGGGGACGTACGCCGGCGAGGGCCGGTGGGTGGCCAGCCAGCTCGCCACCGTCGACCTCGCCCAGGCGGGCGCGGCCCGGCGGGCGGCGGCGGCCATCCGTTCGGCGACACAGCGGCACGCGACGATCCAGGCCACGGTGACGTGGTCGTACCGGACGTTGGGTCCGCGGGCGGCGCGGCTGCTGCGGTGGCTGTCGGTCTTCTCCGGGCCGGTCGACCTGCCCACGGTGGAGTGGCTGCTGGACGACGATCCGCTGGATCCGCTGTCGGTGCTGGTGGACAAGTCGATGATCCAGGCCGAGCCGCACGCCTCCGGCACCACGTACCGGATGCTCGACCCGATCCGGGCGTACGCGGCCCGGCGGCTGGCCGAGGCGGGCGAGGAGCGCGGTGCCCGGGACCGGCACGTCGCATGGTCGCTGCACGCGCTGGAGAAGGCGCACCTGGGTCCGGACCACCGGCCGGTGACGCTCTCGCTGTACGCGCTGGACACGCTCGCCGACGAGATGCGCGCCGCGTTGCGCTGGTCGGCGACGGGTGGCAGTGCGCGCGGTGGGCTGCGGCTGGCCAGCGGGCTGGACCAGTGGTGGCGTGAGCGTGGCCTGGCGCGGGAGGGCCGGCTGTGGCTGTTCCGGCTGTACGGGCGGATCGCCGAGACCGGTGAGCCGATCCCGGAGGCCGAGCTCGCGGCGGCGTACCACATGCACTCGCTGCACGCCGGCGCCGACGGTGAGGTCGCCGAGGAGCTGCGCTTCTCGCAGCGGGCCGAGGCCGCGGCGCGGCAGGCCGGCGACGCGGGTCTGCTGGCCCGGGTGTTGACCGGGCGGGGTGGCTCGCTTGTCGACATGGGGCAGTACGACGACGCCGAGCGGGTGTCCCGTGAGGTGATCGCGTGGGCGGAGTCCAGCGGGGTGGCCAGCGACGCGCTGCTGGCCGTCTACACGCTCGCCGAGCTGCTGTGGCGCCGCGGTGCCCTCGACGAGGCCGCCGACGTGCTGGCCGGGGCGCGTGCGTTGGAGGCGGCCCGTCCGGCCGAGCGGGGGCGGCGCAGCGTCGACTTCCTGCTGGGCATGGTCGCGCTCGGCCGTCGTGACCTGGTGGCCGCGCACGACCACCTGGTGGTGGCGTTGCGGTCCCGGATGACGTACGGCTATCACAGCCGGGCCTGCGACGCGATCTGCGCGATCGCGGTCCGTTGCGCGCTGGGCGGTGACGCGGTGACCGCGGCCCGCCTGTTCGGTGCGGCTCAGGCGACCCGTTCGGCGCTGCGCAGCACGCCCGGCCGGTTCGGCGCCTACTGGGCCGAGCGTCAGGCCGCGGTGCGCACCGCGCTCGGCGACTCCACGTTCGACGCGGCGTACGCCGAGGGTGGCGCGCTCACCGTCGACGAGGCCGCCGCACTCGCGCTCGGAGTCGACCACCCGGACATGGCCCTCGGCTCCCGCCGCTTCGCTGCCTGA
- a CDS encoding GNAT family N-acetyltransferase, with product MVREWDPRTATPAEFESLLDTLNAVLAADLPEDPPWQDSFLREYQVETMPGERRISWVAEDESGHLPGHANVLLLGDIGVVELFVHPSQRRTGLARTLLTKVVRRVYDEGFSAIGVEVVGGTPAVTFYESLGFAREYVETRSVLKLSTVDWLAVGETAGNVSNGYRLEYFPGGPPDELIEGYAVAKAAMRDVDDGDLDLRPSSYDPQRLRDSLACLHRRGMKPYIVLAIHERTGAVAGLTEVVVPAQHPTRADQYDTIVVPDHRGYGIDRALKARMLVELRSAEPRLTEVQTWNAPDNEPMLKVNAELGFMADREWYEYGADVPELLHRLDPKT from the coding sequence ATGGTGCGCGAGTGGGATCCGCGGACCGCGACACCGGCTGAGTTCGAGTCCCTGCTGGACACTCTCAACGCCGTGCTCGCGGCCGACCTCCCCGAAGATCCCCCATGGCAGGACTCGTTCCTGCGGGAGTACCAGGTGGAGACCATGCCCGGCGAGCGGCGGATCTCCTGGGTGGCCGAAGACGAGTCCGGCCACCTTCCTGGCCATGCCAATGTGCTTTTGCTCGGCGACATCGGCGTGGTGGAGCTTTTCGTCCACCCGTCGCAGCGCCGCACCGGCCTGGCCCGCACGCTGCTCACCAAGGTCGTCCGCCGGGTCTATGACGAAGGTTTTTCCGCGATCGGTGTCGAGGTGGTCGGTGGCACGCCCGCCGTGACGTTCTACGAGTCGCTCGGCTTCGCCCGGGAGTACGTGGAGACGCGCAGCGTGCTCAAGCTGTCCACGGTGGACTGGCTGGCGGTGGGCGAGACGGCCGGAAACGTCAGCAATGGCTACCGGCTGGAGTATTTCCCGGGCGGGCCGCCGGATGAGCTGATCGAGGGGTATGCGGTGGCCAAGGCGGCCATGCGCGACGTCGACGACGGCGACCTCGACCTGCGCCCGAGCTCGTATGACCCGCAGCGGCTCCGCGACAGCCTCGCCTGCCTGCACCGCCGCGGCATGAAGCCGTACATCGTGCTGGCGATCCACGAGCGCACCGGTGCGGTGGCGGGACTGACCGAGGTGGTCGTGCCCGCGCAGCACCCGACCCGCGCCGATCAATACGACACGATCGTCGTGCCCGACCACCGGGGGTACGGCATCGACCGGGCCCTCAAGGCGCGCATGCTCGTCGAGCTCCGCTCGGCCGAGCCCCGCCTGACCGAGGTCCAGACGTGGAATGCGCCGGACAATGAGCCGATGCTGAAAGTAAACGCGGAGCTCGGATTCATGGCCGATCGGGAGTGGTACGAGTACGGGGCGGACGTTCCGGAGCTCCTGCACCGACTCGATCCGAAAACGTGA
- a CDS encoding lamin tail domain-containing protein, whose amino-acid sequence MRRRLCALAAIALASVGLAPTPASAAPSDLFISEYIEGSSNNKAIEIYNGTGAAVDLAAGGYQLRMYFNGATTSTNFALAGTVAAGDVFVFAHSSASAAILAQADQTTGSGLFNGDDAVVLVKGAAAEVVDAIGQVGSDPGTEWGTGLTSTADNTLRRVTAPDTDPSGAFDPAAQWEGFAIDTFDGLGAYGASATLSCGATLTTSQGVAATREVTATDPDDTIVDLAVAAPHASITRTSFTPATEPGGTATAVVTAGADLPAGSYPVTVTSTDADGTTATCGFTVQVTTVLSIGEVQGQTTDAEDGKLDRSPLAPASGNGTSSTLYDVRGVITQRTLARTSAGANQYGFFLQSRAGADDGDPLTSDGIFVFMGSFTSLIGGYEPVVGDEVVLRARVSEFFNLTQLSSASLVRVLATGVTDVEVTDARPPLDLAAADRFWERHEGQQIRVRAGSGVVSGRDVFASTADSEVWLVDKDSALLDRSNPFGRRVFRDAHPSDNVPGQLFDDGNGERIMLGSMGVKWAARDNTTLLPPAHTFDTLTDDAVGGLYFSFEKYGVQAASAVVASGTSPAGNAPPSPAARDREFAVATYNVENLYDFRDDPFDGCDFLGNSGCPGVSPPFDYVPASDEEYQAQLGNLADQIIKDLHGPDLILVQEAEDQDICSVSGSSLVCGAVDNADGAPDTLQELALRIRAAGGPAYAAAYDRDGADDRGITAAFLYRTDRVSLAPATADDPVLGSAPTVSYRAPGLAYNTDVQNPKVLNADLPADVDTSTGVDGSDVFTRAPQVGKFTVAAAPGSSDTFTVWAVSNHYSSTPDARIGQRREQAAYGAAIVTAIGAGARVVYGGDLNVFPRPDDPVQPVSDQLGPLYGAGLHNLWEDLAADKPESAYSYVFEGQAQTLDHLFVSPALRADLVQMRAAHVNADWAANYDGDGSRGSSDHDPQVARFRSKPTLSIGDVSVVEGNRGETPMTFTVTASRPVPTPIVLCAATLGVTALPGSDFDTLIRCTVMAAGSTTATFTVSVNGDRKREPDEKLALLVGSLPGQWTGDPIAYGTIVNDD is encoded by the coding sequence ATGCGCCGCCGCTTGTGCGCTCTGGCCGCGATAGCCCTTGCCTCGGTCGGGCTCGCCCCGACCCCGGCATCGGCCGCGCCGAGCGACCTGTTCATATCCGAATACATCGAAGGATCGTCAAACAACAAGGCGATCGAGATCTACAACGGCACGGGGGCCGCGGTCGACCTCGCCGCCGGTGGCTACCAGCTCCGCATGTACTTCAACGGCGCCACCACCTCGACAAACTTCGCGCTGGCCGGCACGGTGGCGGCCGGCGACGTGTTCGTCTTCGCCCACTCCTCCGCCTCGGCCGCGATCCTCGCCCAGGCCGACCAGACGACGGGCTCCGGGCTCTTCAACGGTGACGACGCGGTTGTCCTTGTCAAGGGCGCGGCCGCCGAGGTCGTCGACGCGATCGGGCAGGTCGGCTCCGACCCGGGCACCGAGTGGGGCACCGGCCTGACCAGCACGGCGGACAACACGCTGCGCCGCGTCACGGCACCGGACACCGACCCGAGCGGCGCCTTCGACCCTGCCGCGCAGTGGGAGGGCTTCGCGATCGACACCTTCGACGGCCTGGGTGCGTACGGCGCCTCCGCCACCCTCTCCTGCGGCGCCACCCTGACCACCTCGCAGGGGGTCGCCGCCACCCGGGAGGTGACCGCGACCGACCCGGACGACACGATCGTCGACCTGGCCGTGGCCGCGCCGCACGCGTCGATCACCCGTACCTCGTTCACGCCGGCCACCGAGCCCGGCGGCACCGCCACCGCGGTGGTGACCGCGGGTGCGGACCTGCCCGCCGGCTCGTACCCGGTGACGGTCACCTCCACCGACGCCGACGGCACCACCGCCACCTGCGGCTTCACCGTGCAGGTAACGACCGTGCTCTCGATCGGCGAGGTGCAGGGGCAGACCACCGACGCCGAGGACGGCAAGCTGGACCGCTCCCCGCTCGCGCCGGCTTCCGGCAACGGGACGAGCAGCACGCTGTACGACGTCCGCGGCGTGATCACCCAGCGCACGCTCGCCCGCACCTCGGCGGGCGCCAACCAGTACGGCTTCTTCCTGCAGAGCCGCGCCGGCGCTGACGACGGTGACCCCCTCACGTCGGACGGCATCTTCGTGTTCATGGGCTCGTTCACCTCGCTGATCGGCGGGTACGAGCCGGTGGTCGGTGACGAGGTCGTGCTGCGGGCGCGGGTCTCGGAGTTCTTCAACCTGACCCAGCTCTCCAGCGCCTCCCTGGTGCGTGTGCTCGCCACCGGTGTCACGGACGTCGAGGTCACCGACGCGCGGCCGCCGCTGGACCTGGCCGCCGCCGACCGCTTCTGGGAGCGGCACGAGGGCCAGCAGATCCGGGTACGCGCCGGCAGTGGCGTCGTCAGCGGGCGCGACGTCTTCGCCTCGACCGCCGACTCCGAGGTGTGGCTGGTCGACAAGGACTCGGCGCTGCTCGACCGGAGCAACCCGTTCGGCCGGCGGGTCTTCCGCGACGCGCACCCGAGCGACAACGTGCCCGGCCAGCTCTTCGACGACGGCAACGGCGAGCGCATCATGCTCGGCAGCATGGGCGTGAAGTGGGCCGCGCGGGACAACACGACGCTGCTGCCGCCGGCGCACACGTTCGACACGCTGACCGACGACGCGGTGGGTGGCCTCTACTTCTCCTTCGAGAAGTACGGCGTGCAGGCGGCGTCCGCCGTTGTTGCTTCCGGGACCTCGCCGGCCGGCAACGCGCCGCCGTCGCCGGCCGCGCGGGACCGCGAGTTCGCTGTGGCGACGTACAACGTGGAAAACCTGTACGACTTCCGCGACGACCCGTTCGACGGCTGCGACTTCCTGGGCAACTCCGGCTGTCCCGGGGTGAGCCCGCCGTTCGACTACGTGCCGGCCTCCGACGAGGAATACCAGGCGCAGCTCGGCAACCTCGCCGACCAGATCATCAAGGACCTCCACGGGCCTGACCTGATCCTGGTGCAGGAGGCCGAGGACCAGGACATCTGCTCGGTGTCGGGTAGCTCGCTGGTCTGCGGCGCGGTGGACAACGCCGACGGTGCGCCCGACACGCTCCAGGAGCTGGCGCTGCGCATCCGTGCGGCCGGCGGCCCCGCCTACGCGGCGGCGTACGACCGGGACGGTGCCGACGACCGAGGCATCACGGCGGCGTTCCTCTACCGCACCGACCGGGTCTCGCTCGCCCCGGCCACCGCGGACGACCCGGTGCTGGGCTCGGCGCCCACGGTGTCGTACCGGGCACCTGGGCTTGCGTACAACACGGACGTGCAGAACCCGAAGGTGCTCAACGCCGACCTCCCCGCCGACGTGGACACCTCCACGGGCGTGGACGGCTCGGACGTCTTCACGCGGGCGCCGCAGGTGGGCAAGTTCACGGTCGCGGCGGCGCCGGGATCGTCGGACACGTTCACGGTGTGGGCGGTCAGCAACCACTACTCGTCCACTCCGGACGCTCGCATCGGCCAGCGCCGCGAGCAGGCCGCGTACGGCGCCGCGATCGTGACGGCCATCGGTGCCGGCGCGCGCGTGGTGTACGGCGGCGACCTGAACGTCTTCCCCCGCCCCGACGACCCGGTGCAGCCGGTCTCCGACCAGCTCGGCCCGCTGTACGGCGCCGGGCTGCACAACCTGTGGGAGGACCTCGCCGCGGACAAGCCCGAGTCGGCGTACTCGTACGTCTTCGAGGGTCAGGCGCAGACGCTCGACCACCTCTTCGTCAGCCCCGCGCTCCGCGCGGACCTGGTGCAGATGCGGGCGGCCCACGTCAACGCGGACTGGGCGGCAAACTACGACGGTGACGGCTCGCGCGGCTCCAGCGACCACGACCCGCAGGTGGCCCGCTTCCGCTCCAAGCCGACGCTCTCCATCGGCGACGTATCGGTGGTCGAGGGCAACCGAGGCGAGACGCCGATGACCTTCACGGTGACGGCCTCCCGCCCGGTGCCGACGCCGATCGTGCTGTGCGCCGCCACGCTGGGCGTCACGGCACTGCCCGGCTCGGACTTCGACACGCTGATCCGCTGCACGGTGATGGCGGCCGGCAGCACGACGGCCACGTTTACGGTGTCGGTCAACGGCGACCGCAAGCGCGAGCCCGACGAAAAGCTGGCGCTGCTGGTCGGCTCACTGCCCGGCCAGTGGACCGGCGACCCGATCGCCTACGGCACGATCGTCAACGACGACTAA
- a CDS encoding lytic transglycosylase domain-containing protein, giving the protein MPATAVDEPATTVDKPAPEQREPESDWARPKPADTSGPAADETSSRPGEEKGEASPAAPPSAPAAGTAPPADDRPTVTVAAAAAVVPENPAGPRRRVRFAHGLRRAPRARDVARDVRAWSGRPSGRLTLPAVLLLVLVVVVVGAGAIAIPMTAGSRQAEPSAALSGDVTPGPTLSDGLAPLPSTGAPIIGGATPSPGATVTTAPPAGARPADVLAAWANQTGTKLDIPYVAIQAYGYAELVLDTTRPECNLKWTTLAAIAKIESNHGRHNATLGNDGESSPRILGPVLDGTGDTQRILDTDDGVLDGDITYDRAVGAMQFIPSTWKQHEIDADNDGLKDVNDIDDAALAAGNYLCQGGRNMDLATDWWNAILSYNDVRRYAQAVFDAANDYGSRSRT; this is encoded by the coding sequence ATGCCCGCGACGGCGGTGGACGAGCCGGCGACCACCGTGGACAAGCCCGCGCCCGAGCAGCGGGAGCCGGAGTCCGATTGGGCCCGCCCCAAGCCGGCCGACACGAGCGGCCCTGCGGCGGATGAGACAAGCTCCCGACCGGGTGAGGAAAAGGGTGAGGCGTCCCCCGCCGCGCCCCCTTCCGCCCCCGCGGCGGGCACCGCACCACCGGCCGACGACCGGCCCACGGTCACCGTGGCAGCGGCCGCGGCGGTCGTACCGGAAAATCCTGCTGGACCTCGGCGGCGGGTGCGTTTCGCTCATGGTCTTCGGCGCGCGCCGCGGGCGCGCGACGTGGCCCGCGACGTGCGGGCCTGGTCCGGGCGGCCGAGCGGGCGGCTGACGCTGCCCGCGGTGCTGCTGCTCGTGCTGGTGGTCGTGGTGGTGGGTGCCGGAGCGATCGCGATCCCGATGACCGCCGGCTCGCGGCAGGCGGAGCCGAGCGCGGCGCTGAGCGGCGACGTGACGCCCGGGCCGACGCTGTCCGACGGCCTGGCGCCGCTGCCCTCGACCGGCGCGCCGATCATCGGGGGCGCCACGCCCTCGCCCGGCGCGACAGTGACCACCGCGCCGCCGGCCGGCGCGCGCCCGGCCGACGTGCTCGCCGCCTGGGCCAACCAGACCGGCACCAAGCTGGACATCCCGTACGTGGCCATCCAGGCGTACGGCTACGCGGAGCTCGTCCTCGACACGACCCGGCCCGAGTGCAACCTCAAGTGGACCACCCTCGCGGCGATTGCCAAGATCGAGTCAAACCACGGCCGGCACAACGCCACGCTCGGCAACGACGGCGAGTCCTCGCCGCGCATCCTCGGACCGGTGCTCGACGGCACCGGCGACACCCAGCGGATCCTCGACACCGACGACGGTGTGCTGGATGGTGACATCACGTACGACCGGGCGGTCGGAGCGATGCAGTTCATCCCGTCGACGTGGAAGCAACACGAGATTGACGCGGACAACGACGGGCTCAAAGACGTCAACGACATCGACGACGCCGCCCTCGCCGCCGGTAACTACCTGTGCCAGGGCGGTCGCAACATGGACCTCGCCACTGACTGGTGGAACGCGATCCTCTCCTATAACGACGTGCGCCGTTACGCTCAAGCGGTATTTGACGCCGCAAACGACTACGGGAGTCGCAGCCGCACGTAG
- a CDS encoding phospholipase, with product MSRRVATLLIAVPAALLTLLGLAGPAMAAPADKPQVLSSWTQTSASSYNAWNSARQNQGAWAAYGFDWSTDYCSSSPDNPLGFNFTMSCWRHDFGYRNYKAIGQFPANKSRLDSAFYEDLKRRCATYNSVVRPACLALAWTYYQAVSIFGGGSVSPAQINEAAKLLPAGATVR from the coding sequence GTGTCCCGTCGGGTCGCAACCCTACTCATCGCCGTGCCCGCCGCCCTGCTCACACTGCTGGGGCTGGCGGGCCCGGCGATGGCAGCACCAGCCGACAAGCCGCAAGTGCTGTCCAGCTGGACGCAGACCAGCGCGTCCAGCTACAACGCCTGGAACTCGGCCCGCCAGAACCAGGGTGCCTGGGCGGCGTACGGGTTCGACTGGTCGACCGACTACTGCTCGTCGAGCCCGGACAACCCCCTCGGCTTCAACTTCACCATGTCCTGCTGGCGCCACGACTTCGGCTACCGCAACTACAAGGCGATCGGCCAGTTCCCGGCCAACAAGTCGCGGCTGGACAGCGCCTTCTACGAGGACCTCAAGCGCCGGTGCGCCACGTACAACTCGGTGGTGCGGCCCGCCTGCCTGGCGCTGGCCTGGACGTACTACCAGGCTGTGTCGATCTTCGGTGGCGGCTCGGTGAGCCCCGCGCAGATCAACGAGGCGGCGAAGCTGCTGCCCGCGGGCGCGACAGTCCGCTAG